Genomic DNA from Synechococcus sp. UW179A:
ACCAAGGAACTGGAGGCCCAGATGCTGGTGGGTCGAGCAGAGATTGCCGTGCATTCCCTTAAGGATCTGCCCACCAACCTGCCCGACGGCCTCATGCTCGGTTGCATCACCGAGCGGGAGGATCCCGCGGATGCCCTGGTGGTCAACAGTAAGAACGCTGAGTACACCCTGGAAACACTTCCAGAGGGATCCGTCGTCGGAACCAGCTCGCTTCGGAGACTCGCCCAGCTGCGATATCACTTTCCCCATCTTCAGTTCAAGGACGTTCGCGGCAACGTCATCACCCGTCTAGAAAAACTGGATGCTGGCGGCTACGACTGTCTGATCCTTGCTGCAGCAGGCCTGAGTCGGCTCGGATTCGCAGATCGGATCCACCAGATCATTCCTGGCCACATCTCACTGCATGCCGTTGGACAGGGAGCCCTCGGCATCGAATGTGTCACAGACAACAAAGATGTTCTCAACATCATTCAAGTCCTTGAACATGGCCCCACTGCGGGGAGATGCCTCGCGGAACGTGCCTTCCTGCGAGAACTTGAAGGAGGCTGCCAGGTACCCATCGGAGTTAATAGCCGTATTGAAGGCCATGAACTGGTTCTGACCGGGATGGTGGCCAGCCTTGATGGCAAGCGACTGATCCGTGATGAGCGCCGCGGCCCTCTCGGTAATCCTGAAGATGTGGGACTGAAGCTCGCAGCAGACTTGAAATCTCGTGGCGCTGGGGAGATCCTGCAGGAGATCTTCGCAACGGTTCGTCCCGAAGCCTGACTATGTCACTGCTGCACACGGCGGTCGGAATTTTCACCATTTCCAATCCAATCGGCAATCTGCCGATCTATTTGTCATTCACGAATGGCAATAAGCGTCAGGACCGGGCGATCGCTCGAAGCAGCGCGTTCACCATGCTGATCACCCTGCTCCTCGCCACCTGGATCGGCAACGACCTGCTCGGCTTTTTTGGAATCGGGCGGCCAGCCTTTCAGGTTGCCGGGGGGCTGATCGTGGTGCTGATCGGCCTTTCGATGCTGCACTCCGAACCTTCAAAAGTTCACCACGACCCGAAGTCCGTAGAACGCGACCAGAACTCCTCGGTCAAGGGAATTGTTCCTTTGGGCATTCCCCTGCTGGCTGGTCCGGGCACCATCACTGTGGTGATTGCGGATCCAAGCGCAGCAAGCGTGGGTGGAAAACTGAGCCTCAGCCTCGTTGTGCTTGCCATGAGCGTGCTCGTTTATCTGATATTTAACGCTGGCGAGATGCTCTCATCCAAAATCAGTGAATCTGCTTTGCAGGTACTCACGAAAATCATGGGCCTCATCCTCACTGCGATTGCAGTGCAGATGCTGTTCTCAGGATTAAGTGCAGGCTTCCCGGTGCTTCGGGGGATAGGACTCACCGGGTGATCATCACCGGAGTACCCACGTCCACCAGCTCGTAGAGCTTCTGAACGTGGGCATTGAGCATGCGTACACAGCCATTGGACACCGCAGCGCGGATTTTGACCCAATGAGGCCAGGGGGTTCCATGAATTCCGAATTGGTTAGGTCCCTGCTGTAAAAAGCCGATCCAACGATGGCCAAGTGGGCTTGCAGGTCCGGTAACCGGGTGAACTCTGCCGGATTTCGTGCTTTCGTACTGAGGATTAACAAGCTTGGTTTCAACA
This window encodes:
- a CDS encoding MarC family protein, translated to MSLLHTAVGIFTISNPIGNLPIYLSFTNGNKRQDRAIARSSAFTMLITLLLATWIGNDLLGFFGIGRPAFQVAGGLIVVLIGLSMLHSEPSKVHHDPKSVERDQNSSVKGIVPLGIPLLAGPGTITVVIADPSAASVGGKLSLSLVVLAMSVLVYLIFNAGEMLSSKISESALQVLTKIMGLILTAIAVQMLFSGLSAGFPVLRGIGLTG
- the hemC gene encoding hydroxymethylbilane synthase, which produces MALEQLRIASRRSQLAMVQTNWVKAELEKAHPGLAISVEAMATQGDKILDVALAKIGDKGLFTKELEAQMLVGRAEIAVHSLKDLPTNLPDGLMLGCITEREDPADALVVNSKNAEYTLETLPEGSVVGTSSLRRLAQLRYHFPHLQFKDVRGNVITRLEKLDAGGYDCLILAAAGLSRLGFADRIHQIIPGHISLHAVGQGALGIECVTDNKDVLNIIQVLEHGPTAGRCLAERAFLRELEGGCQVPIGVNSRIEGHELVLTGMVASLDGKRLIRDERRGPLGNPEDVGLKLAADLKSRGAGEILQEIFATVRPEA